The genome window CAAATTGACACGAAAAGACCCTGGAATTCGTGCAAATTAGTGAAATTCGTGGCAGAGAAAGCAAGGCGGATTCTTGCCACGAATTGCACGAATTGACACGAAAGGCCCCTGGAATTCGTGCAAATTAGTGAAATTCGTGGCAAAGAAAGCCGGGCGCACGGTGGGCGGCGTGACCTACACGCTGGTCTATGATGCGGAGAACCGGCGTGCAGCAGGTGAAGCAGGGAAGCACGGTGCTGGCCAGTTACACTTACGATGCGGATGGCAATCGGGTGAAGGCGGTGATGGGGAGCAGCACAACAGTCTATATCGGCGCCTACTACGAGAAGACGACGAGCGGCAGCAGCACGACGATCACGAAGTATTACCAGGCGGGCGGTCAGCGGGTGGCGCTGCGGGTCAACGGGGTGGTGCGCTGGCTGGCGACCGATGCGTCTTTTGCGTTAGCGGGATTTGCTCACACAAAGACACGAAGACACAAAGGTGTTCATCTGTGTCTTTGTGTCTTCGTGTGAGTCAAGAAATTTTCACACGAAGCCACGAAGGCGTTTGTCTGTGTCTTCGTGGCTTGCGTCTTCGTGTGAGTTACGAATCGGTTTTCTCGGACGACTCTGCCGCGGGCGGCAACGGCCGCGGGGTGCGGCTGGTGCGGCGGCGCAGCGCTCGGATCGCCAGCGCCAGCAGGACGAACGGCAGGGCCATCAGGATCAGCACGGGCAGCACGTAGATGATCAGCCAGATCACAGCTTCCACCAGGGCTTGCAGGGTCCTGATCAGGCGTGCCGAGGCTTGGCGGAGGGTGACAAGCGGCCGCCAGCCTTCCTCGATCACCGGTGCGTCCAGGGCATCGGGAATCAGCTCGACCTGGATCGTCGCCAGGGAGGTGAGGTTGGACAGAAACTGCATGCGCCCCTTGATCTGCTCGATCTCGCCCCGAATCTGCGTGAGCTTCTCGTAAACTTCCAGAATATCGCTTGTCTTGGCGCCGGGCCGCTGGCGCACTTCGGTCAACAGGGCCAACAGCTCGACCTCGGTCGCCTCCAGGTTGCGCAGACGGCTGCCCAGGTCGGTGAACTCCTGGGTCACATCTTCACCAGACAGGCTGTCGCGCAACACGCGCACGGCCATGCCTTTGACCTGATCGAGGAAAGTGGGCAGGTTTTGACCAGGAACCCGCACAGTCAGCGTACCGCGTAGTTGCTCGCCATCACGGAACAGGTTGGAGTCGGCGATATAGCCCCCCGCGTTCAGCGCCAATGTGCGGATCGCGGTGGCCGTGGCCTCGGTGTCCTTGATCACCATGCTAATCTCAGCACGCTGGATGATCATACGATTTTCCAGGGCTGGCGACATTCCAGCAGCATCACCAGCGGCCACTGCTTCCGTGGCTGCCACCTGCCTCGGCGCTCCGCCTACGACCTGCTCATTGGGCGCAGACTCCGGAGCAGGCGCTGCGCCTCCGCACGCCACCCAACCCAGGGCCACCACGAGTAACAAAATGCTTGTCAATACTTTGCGTGACATCGTCGAACCTCTCTTTCTTCGCTATCGCACTTCGCTTGCAGATCCATCGCGCCGGCCGCAGCAGCCAGGCTCACTGCTTGTACCCAGGGCAGCGGCGGCGCATCATCATCGTATCATTGAATAGGCAATCGCTTATGTGGACGGCCCGCAAAAAAGAATTGTTCCAGGCGCCGGCGATTGAAATCGCTGCAACTACCAGCCAAACGAGAGGCGATTGATGAGGCGTTCCGGCAGTCCGGCGGCCAACATGCGATGCTGCGTTTCTTCGATCGGATATTCAACCCGCACGTAGGTCCACAGCCGGGTCTCGGTGTCCAACAGGGCGTAACTGGCGCGCGGATCATGGTCACGCGGCTGGCCCACACTGCCCGGATTGACAATCAGACGCACCTGGTCGAACGCCAGGGTGACGTCGGGCGGGCCAGGGGTCAGGCGATGCTGCAGGCAACGCCCGAAGGTCTGCCCATCGCGCCGATCGACGCGATAGCTGAACATAGTCGGCACGTGGGTGTGGCCTACCAGGCAGCAGCGAAAATCGGGCATTTCTTCGAAGTTCTCACGCGCAATGCGCGGCGACAGGACGTATTCCCACACCGGATCACGGGGGCTGCCATGCACCAGCATGAACGGCCCGCGCTGCACCGCCTGCCCAGGGAGGGTGTCCAGGTAGGCGCGTGTTTCGTCGGTCAACTGCGCGCGTGTCCACAGCACGGCCTTCTGCGCCTCGGGATTGAAATCTTCGACGTTGATCTCTTTGCCCAGCACGGCGTAGTCATGATTGCCGGCCAGGCGCACCGTCAACTGTGGTTCCAAC of Candidatus Amarolinea dominans contains these proteins:
- a CDS encoding DUF4349 domain-containing protein, yielding MSRKVLTSILLLVVALGWVACGGAAPAPESAPNEQVVGGAPRQVAATEAVAAGDAAGMSPALENRMIIQRAEISMVIKDTEATATAIRTLALNAGGYIADSNLFRDGEQLRGTLTVRVPGQNLPTFLDQVKGMAVRVLRDSLSGEDVTQEFTDLGSRLRNLEATEVELLALLTEVRQRPGAKTSDILEVYEKLTQIRGEIEQIKGRMQFLSNLTSLATIQVELIPDALDAPVIEEGWRPLVTLRQASARLIRTLQALVEAVIWLIIYVLPVLILMALPFVLLALAIRALRRRTSRTPRPLPPAAESSEKTDS
- a CDS encoding metallophosphoesterase family protein yields the protein MKVLVISDIHGNLAALETVLKDAQGRGYDEIWCLGDVVGYGPDPNACIERLAALEPQLTVRLAGNHDYAVLGKEINVEDFNPEAQKAVLWTRAQLTDETRAYLDTLPGQAVQRGPFMLVHGSPRDPVWEYVLSPRIARENFEEMPDFRCCLVGHTHVPTMFSYRVDRRDGQTFGRCLQHRLTPGPPDVTLAFDQVRLIVNPGSVGQPRDHDPRASYALLDTETRLWTYVRVEYPIEETQHRMLAAGLPERLINRLSFGW